Proteins encoded by one window of Xyrauchen texanus isolate HMW12.3.18 chromosome 24, RBS_HiC_50CHRs, whole genome shotgun sequence:
- the LOC127618061 gene encoding exocyst complex component 3-like protein 4 encodes MATPTSPVSNIIRMLSKRKKKKSPTQSIKMLFEINDSEIPLKPCSVLQIRDYIVSDMLKEAYLNLLSLCLELQQQRAALGGGTSPMGLVNKEKDTIMLFETLRNKIADIVRSSSLPSSHNKELLVYVVTIILEEEKRQGEPGRMPGWREAWRDAVRDGVRDTLKKVHLDSREQNPSWLAVHLGLLGKAIVEDLERVKAELLSSYPEDFKVFDTYVSCHHEALGEHLKRLLEQVTEVKDYYALLEFIHCYPSEKIIGSFPFLSEEQRGLKLPEDFLNKIKNSLYHRLKEDFTAALENIIKIEREEVWRIKKTPDRTDDRFLTSKIHMDISQLIATYADTLRNVDENLGKSLLYFSLEEINTFLKRFEKEFSQNTCSLLTSDLLDSSLWVEYHITYMNSFNLLKEDMLCYSKSCSDQVEQLEKEVDGLTQRLSQTLIEHFKADIKPYINGMMTKKWLQTDEDFNEVIYRIESYSGYCKSMRNPSAQLFVNDVHYYIVKEYVSQLMMQKYSCKNTKKEDAAIKIKEQWNELKKLFEEMGSSFHWLYSVGYLLSDIIGMDNLKNIKDILNPLVSNYPDISEKQLSAILNFRGTGFGLEKRHVIKQFILLKRDAGNTNHEHSFFADMK; translated from the exons ATGGCAACGCCTACCAGCCCAG TGAGCAACATCATACGTATGCtgtctaaaagaaagaaaaagaaaagtccGACACAATCTATAAAAATGCTATTTGAAATTAATGATTCAGAAATCCCTCTAAAGCCGTGCTCAG TTCTGCAAATCAGAGATTATATAGTAAGTGATATGCTGAAAGAGGCCTATCTGAATCTGCTCTCCCTGTGCCTGGAGCTTCAGCAACAGCGGGCAGCTCTGGGGGGAGGGACTAGTCCTATGGGTCTAGTCAATAAAGAGAAAGATACTATTATGCTATTTGAGACCCTAAGAAACAAAATTGCTGACATTGTGCGCTCAAGTTCTCTGCCTTCTTCTCACAATAAAGAGTTGTTAGTGTATGTGGTCACCATTATACTGGAGGAAGAGAAGAGACAAGGAGAGCCAGGGAGGATGCCAGGATGGAGGGAGGCATGGAGAGATGCGGTACGAGACGGGGTTAGAGATACTTTGAAGAAGGTTCACCTGGACAGTCGTGAGCAGAACCCTTCCTGGTTGGCGGTGCATCTGGGGCTTCTGGGTAAAGCTATTGTGGAGGATCTGGAGAGAGTGAAGGCAGAACTCCTAAGCTCATATCCAGAAGACTTTAAAGTGTTTGATACCTATGTGTCCTGCCATCATGAGGCATTAGGAGAGCATTTAAAGAGACTTCTGGAACAGGTGACAGAGGTGAAAGATTACTACGCTCTTCTAGAATTTATCCATTGCTACCCCAG TGAGAAAATTATAGGTAGTTTCCCATTCCTCAGCGAGGAGCAGAGAGGTCTTAAACTCCCGGAAGACTTCTTAAATAAAATCAAGAATTCTTTGTATCATCGCTTAAAG GAGGACTTCACAGCTGCACTGGAGAATATCATCAAAATTGAAAGGGAGGAAGTGTGGAGAATAAAGAAAACTCCTGACAGAACAGACGATAGATTCCTCACCTCAAAAATCCACATGGACATCAGTCAG CTTATAGCTACTTATGCTGACACTCTGAGGAATGTCGATGAGAACCTGGGGAAGTCGCTTCTATACTTTTCTTTGGAGGAGataaatacatttcttaaaag atttgaaaaagaGTTTTCACAGAATACTTGCTCTCTATTGACCTCTGATCTGCTGGACTCCTCTCTGTGGGTCGAGTATCACATCACCTACATGAACAGTTTTAACTTACTGAA AGAGGATATGCTCTGCTATAGTAAGAGTTGTTCAGATCAGGTGGAGCAGCTGGAGAAAGAGGTGGATGGACTGACTCAAAGACTCAGCCAAACCCTGATAGAACATTTCAAAGCTGACATCAAG CCTTACATAAATGGCATGATGACAAAGAAGTGGCTGCAAACAGATGAAGATTTTAACGAAGTGATATACAGAATTGAGAGTTATTCTGGGTACTGTAAATCCATGAGAAATCCGTCAGCTCAA TTATTTGTGAATGATGTGCACTATTACATAGTAAAGGAATATGTCTCCCAGCTGATGATGCAAAAGTAttcatgcaaaaatacaaagaaagAAGATGCTGCCATAAAAATTAAAGAACAGTGGAATGAGCTCAAAAAACTGTTTGAGGAAATG GGATCATCTTTTCACTGGCTTTATTCTGTGGGGTATTTACTAAGTGACATTATTGGAATGGacaatttgaaaaatataaaagataTCTTAAATCCTTTGGTTAGTAATTACCCAGACATCAG CGAGAAGCAATTGTCAGCTATTCTGAACTTCCGAGGCACTGGTTTTGGTTTAGAGAAGCGGCATGTGATCAAACAGTTTATTCTGCTTAAACGGGATGCAGGAAACACTAATCATGAGCACTCGTTCTTCGCTGACATGAAG TGA